From the Sphingomonas aliaeris genome, one window contains:
- a CDS encoding vWA domain-containing protein has translation MFLNFLDELRAAGIPASLKEHLILLEALDADVIDRTPEQFYYLSRSVYVKDEGLLDKFDQVFAKVFRGIATSFGTQNAEIPADWLKAVAEKYLTPEEMEAIKSLGSWDEIMETLKKRLEEQQGKHQGGNKWVGTGGTSPYGNSGYNPEGVRIGGESKHKRALKVWDQREFKNLDNTKELGTRNIKIALRRLRKFAREGAADELDIDATIDGTARQGWLDVVMRAERRNAVKLLLFLDVGGSMDPWVKLCEELFSAATTEFKNLEFFYFHNCPYEGVWKDNKRRFAERTPMWDVLHKFGHDYKLVFVGDASMSPYEITHPGGSVEHFNEESGAVWMHRMTTTYPAAIWLNPVPKEQWGYSQSVKIIRELMTDRMFPLTLAGLDDGMRELTRKR, from the coding sequence ATGTTTCTGAATTTCCTCGACGAGCTTCGCGCAGCCGGCATCCCTGCCAGCCTGAAAGAACATCTCATCCTGCTGGAGGCGCTCGACGCCGATGTGATCGATCGCACGCCGGAGCAATTCTACTACCTCTCCCGCTCGGTCTACGTGAAGGACGAGGGGCTGCTCGACAAGTTCGACCAGGTCTTCGCCAAGGTGTTTCGCGGCATCGCCACCAGCTTCGGCACGCAGAATGCGGAGATTCCCGCCGACTGGCTGAAGGCCGTCGCCGAGAAATATCTCACGCCCGAGGAAATGGAGGCGATCAAGTCGCTCGGCTCCTGGGACGAGATCATGGAAACGCTCAAGAAGCGGCTGGAGGAACAGCAGGGCAAGCATCAGGGCGGCAACAAATGGGTCGGCACCGGCGGTACCAGCCCCTACGGCAATAGCGGCTACAATCCCGAAGGCGTCCGTATCGGCGGCGAAAGCAAGCACAAGCGCGCGCTGAAGGTGTGGGACCAGCGCGAGTTCAAGAATCTCGACAACACCAAGGAACTCGGCACCCGCAACATCAAGATCGCGCTCCGCCGCCTGCGCAAGTTCGCACGCGAGGGCGCGGCCGACGAGCTGGATATCGACGCGACGATCGACGGCACCGCGCGACAGGGCTGGCTCGACGTCGTGATGCGCGCCGAACGCCGCAACGCCGTCAAACTGCTCCTGTTTCTAGACGTCGGCGGCTCGATGGATCCGTGGGTCAAGCTGTGCGAGGAACTCTTCTCCGCCGCGACCACCGAATTCAAGAACCTCGAATTCTTCTACTTCCACAATTGCCCGTATGAAGGCGTGTGGAAGGACAATAAGCGCCGCTTCGCCGAGCGCACGCCGATGTGGGACGTGCTGCATAAATTCGGCCACGACTATAAGCTCGTCTTCGTCGGCGATGCATCGATGAGCCCGTACGAGATCACGCATCCCGGCGGCTCGGTCGAACATTTCAACGAAGAATCGGGCGCGGTGTGGATGCATCGCATGACCACGACCTATCCGGCGGCGATTTGGCTCAACCCAGTCCCGAAGGAGCAATGGGGCTATTCCCAGAGCGTGAAGATCATTCGCGAGTTGATGACGGATCGCATGTTCCCGCTGACGCTTGCGGGACTGGATGACGGGATGCGCGAATTGACCCGGAAACGGTAG
- a CDS encoding coniferyl aldehyde dehydrogenase — MTDLHAILAAQREAFMAELPVSIAVRKDRLKRAAAMVSENAAAFCDALSEDFGHRSREQSMLTDIAASVAPIRHAIKAVDGWAKRDKRPVQFPLGLLGARAWVEYQPKGVIGVIAPWNFPVQLVMAPLAGVFAAGNRAMVKTSEFTPSVAALFEQVVAKYFAPEELAFVSGGPKVGKAFASLPFDHLIFTGATSVGKHILHAAADNLVPVTLELGGKSPVIVGKGADIAQATERVALGKMLNAGQICLAPDYVLVEESQEAAVVDGLRAAASAMYPTLLSNPDYTSVVNDRHFQRLTDLIDDARAKGATVEVVNPGGEDFGASNARKMPLHIVTDVNDDMAIMQEEIFGPLLPVRRYSGIDDAIRQVNGRDRPLGLYYFGGDGGERRRVLDRTISGGVTVDDVIFHVSMEDLPFGGVGPSGMGSYHGRDGFMTFSHAKAVFKQAKFDVAKLAGLKPPYGKKTMASVKRQMG, encoded by the coding sequence ATGACCGATCTGCACGCTATTCTGGCGGCCCAGCGTGAGGCGTTCATGGCGGAGTTGCCGGTGTCGATCGCGGTTCGGAAGGACCGGTTGAAGCGGGCGGCGGCGATGGTTTCGGAGAATGCGGCGGCGTTCTGCGACGCCTTGTCTGAGGATTTCGGGCATCGCAGCCGGGAGCAGTCGATGCTGACCGACATTGCGGCGTCGGTCGCGCCGATCAGGCATGCGATCAAGGCGGTCGATGGATGGGCGAAGCGCGACAAGCGACCGGTGCAGTTTCCGCTGGGGCTGCTGGGGGCGCGGGCTTGGGTCGAGTATCAGCCGAAGGGCGTCATCGGGGTGATCGCGCCGTGGAATTTCCCGGTGCAACTGGTGATGGCACCGTTGGCCGGGGTGTTCGCGGCGGGCAACCGGGCGATGGTGAAGACCAGCGAGTTCACGCCCTCCGTCGCCGCTTTGTTCGAGCAGGTCGTCGCCAAATATTTCGCGCCGGAGGAACTGGCGTTCGTGTCCGGTGGGCCGAAGGTCGGCAAGGCGTTCGCGTCGCTGCCGTTCGATCATCTGATCTTCACCGGGGCGACCTCCGTCGGCAAGCATATCCTGCATGCGGCGGCGGACAATCTGGTGCCGGTGACGCTGGAGCTTGGTGGTAAATCCCCGGTGATCGTCGGCAAGGGCGCGGACATCGCGCAGGCGACGGAGCGGGTCGCCTTGGGCAAGATGCTGAACGCCGGGCAGATCTGCCTCGCGCCGGATTATGTGCTGGTCGAGGAATCGCAGGAAGCGGCGGTGGTAGACGGGCTGCGCGCGGCGGCGTCGGCGATGTATCCGACGTTATTGTCCAACCCGGATTACACGTCGGTGGTCAACGACCGGCATTTCCAGCGGCTGACCGACCTGATCGACGACGCGCGCGCCAAGGGGGCGACGGTGGAGGTGGTCAATCCGGGCGGCGAGGATTTCGGCGCGTCCAATGCGCGCAAGATGCCTTTGCATATCGTTACCGACGTCAATGACGACATGGCGATCATGCAGGAGGAGATATTCGGGCCGTTGCTGCCGGTGCGGCGCTATTCGGGGATCGACGATGCGATCCGGCAAGTGAACGGTCGCGATCGTCCGCTGGGCCTGTATTATTTCGGCGGTGATGGCGGCGAGCGGCGGCGCGTGCTGGATCGGACGATCTCGGGCGGGGTGACGGTGGACGACGTGATCTTCCATGTCAGCATGGAGGATCTGCCGTTCGGCGGGGTCGGGCCTTCGGGGATGGGATCGTATCACGGGCGCGACGGCTTCATGACGTTCAGCCATGCCAAGGCGGTGTTCAAACAGGCGAAGTTCGATGTCGCGAAGCTGGCCGGGCTGAAGCCGCCCTACGGCAAGAAGACGATGGCGAGCGTGAAGCGGCAGATGGGGTGA
- a CDS encoding exo-beta-N-acetylmuramidase NamZ family protein, whose protein sequence is MKFGIDRLLSDPVLRQPLEGKRVALLAHPASVTEDLTHSLDALIAAGVNVSAVFGPQHGVRGDLQDNMMESPDFTDPTYGMPVFSLYGEVRRPTADPMATFDVMLVDLQDVGCRIYTFVTTLLYVLQAAEAHGKSVWVLDRPNPAGRPIEGLTLLPGWESFVGAGPMPMRHGMTLGELGHWFIAQYGIDVEYRVIGMEGWAPDDAPGYGWPVDRVWINPSPNAANVNMARAYAGTVMLEGANLSEGRGTTRPLELFGAPDIDAKAVIAEMRRIAPKWLEGCSLRDFWFQPTFHKHVDTLCNGVFIHAEGPGYDHRRFRPWRVQAAGFKAIRALYPDYDLWRDFPYEYEFGKLAIDVINGGPGLREWVDDRAAVAADLDAITRPDEAAWAEAVQQHLLY, encoded by the coding sequence ATGAAATTCGGTATCGATCGCCTGCTGTCCGACCCGGTCCTGCGCCAGCCGCTTGAGGGAAAGCGCGTTGCGCTGCTGGCGCACCCCGCCTCCGTCACGGAGGACCTGACGCATTCGCTGGATGCGCTGATCGCGGCGGGGGTGAACGTGTCGGCGGTGTTCGGGCCGCAGCACGGCGTGCGCGGCGATCTGCAGGACAATATGATGGAGTCGCCGGACTTCACCGATCCGACCTACGGCATGCCGGTGTTCAGCCTGTATGGCGAAGTGCGGCGCCCGACCGCGGATCCGATGGCGACGTTCGACGTGATGCTGGTCGATTTGCAGGATGTCGGGTGCCGCATCTACACGTTCGTGACGACCCTGTTGTACGTGCTGCAGGCGGCGGAAGCGCACGGCAAATCCGTCTGGGTGCTGGACCGGCCCAATCCCGCCGGGCGGCCGATCGAGGGTCTGACGCTGCTGCCCGGTTGGGAAAGCTTCGTGGGTGCCGGGCCGATGCCGATGCGGCACGGCATGACGCTGGGCGAACTGGGGCACTGGTTCATCGCGCAGTACGGGATCGACGTGGAGTACCGCGTGATCGGGATGGAGGGCTGGGCGCCGGACGATGCGCCGGGCTACGGTTGGCCGGTGGACCGCGTTTGGATCAATCCCAGCCCGAACGCCGCGAACGTCAACATGGCGCGGGCCTATGCCGGGACGGTGATGCTGGAAGGCGCGAACCTGTCCGAGGGGCGCGGGACGACGCGGCCGCTGGAACTGTTCGGTGCGCCCGATATCGACGCGAAGGCGGTCATTGCCGAGATGCGCCGGATCGCGCCGAAGTGGCTGGAGGGATGCAGCCTGCGTGATTTCTGGTTCCAGCCGACGTTCCACAAGCATGTCGATACGTTGTGCAACGGCGTGTTCATCCATGCCGAGGGGCCGGGATACGACCACCGACGGTTCCGGCCGTGGCGCGTGCAGGCGGCGGGGTTCAAGGCGATCCGGGCGCTATATCCGGACTATGATCTGTGGCGGGATTTCCCGTACGAATATGAATTCGGCAAGCTGGCGATAGACGTGATCAACGGTGGCCCGGGGCTGCGCGAATGGGTGGACGATCGGGCGGCGGTCGCGGCGGATCTGGATGCGATCACCCGGCCGGACGAGGCGGCGTGGGCCGAGGCTGTGCAGCAGCATTTGTTGTATTGA
- a CDS encoding prepilin peptidase, with amino-acid sequence MDDPLSDMQFWDMLFWPVGLALLGAILGSFIATLVIRWPQGRSVMTGRSHCDACDVALTPRDLVPLLSAALARGRCRTCGARIDARHWQIELAAAGIGCLAGIAVPGPVGLAGAVFGWLLLALAALDVTEFWLPDRLTGTLALAGLASGLAGIEPMLRDRLIGGAAGFGALWAIGAGYKLLRGREGLGGGDPKLLGAIGLWLGWAMLPAVLLLAAMTGLALVAVGMVMGRTATLADRVPFGALLAIAAYPAWLFLLGFPA; translated from the coding sequence ATGGACGACCCGCTTTCAGATATGCAGTTCTGGGACATGCTGTTCTGGCCGGTCGGGCTGGCCTTGCTCGGCGCGATCCTGGGAAGTTTCATCGCGACGTTGGTGATCCGCTGGCCGCAGGGTCGATCGGTGATGACGGGGCGGTCGCATTGCGATGCGTGCGACGTGGCGCTGACCCCGCGCGATCTGGTGCCGCTGCTGAGCGCGGCGCTTGCGCGGGGGCGGTGCAGGACGTGCGGCGCGCGGATCGATGCGCGGCACTGGCAGATCGAGCTGGCCGCGGCGGGGATCGGATGCCTTGCCGGGATCGCGGTGCCGGGGCCGGTGGGGCTGGCGGGGGCGGTGTTCGGCTGGCTGCTGCTCGCGCTGGCGGCTTTGGATGTAACGGAATTCTGGTTGCCCGACCGGTTGACGGGCACGCTGGCGCTGGCGGGTCTTGCGAGCGGGCTGGCGGGGATCGAGCCGATGCTGCGCGACCGGTTGATCGGCGGGGCCGCGGGGTTCGGCGCGTTATGGGCGATCGGGGCGGGGTATAAACTGCTGCGCGGCCGGGAAGGACTGGGTGGCGGCGATCCGAAACTGCTGGGCGCGATCGGGTTGTGGCTGGGCTGGGCGATGCTGCCGGCGGTGCTGCTGCTGGCGGCGATGACGGGGCTGGCGCTGGTCGCGGTCGGCATGGTCATGGGGCGCACGGCGACGCTTGCGGACCGGGTGCCGTTCGGCGCGCTGCTGGCGATCGCGGCTTACCCGGCCTGGCTGTTCCTGCTAGGATTTCCGGCATGA
- a CDS encoding DOMON-like domain-containing protein, which produces MDGVGLAGSWTLVPHPDYPPVAARSVRVDVAVTADGWRLDYRVEGAGGVLLPERAAGERTDGLWKTTCFELFVRAEEGAGYSEFNFSPSGDWAAYCFDLYREGMRDLVLAGSPDVRGSSEGDCFRLEVALAADGLAPDAARIGLSAVIEEAGAKSFWALDHAAGAPDFHNRDCFTARLAAPEAS; this is translated from the coding sequence GTGGATGGCGTGGGTCTGGCGGGATCGTGGACGCTGGTGCCGCATCCCGATTATCCGCCGGTTGCGGCGCGGTCGGTTCGGGTGGACGTTGCGGTGACGGCGGACGGGTGGCGGCTGGACTATCGGGTCGAGGGGGCCGGGGGCGTGCTGCTGCCCGAGCGCGCGGCGGGGGAGCGGACGGACGGGTTGTGGAAGACGACCTGTTTCGAGTTGTTCGTTCGGGCGGAGGAAGGGGCGGGGTATTCCGAGTTCAACTTCTCGCCATCCGGTGACTGGGCGGCGTATTGTTTCGACTTGTATCGCGAGGGGATGCGGGACCTCGTGCTGGCGGGGTCGCCGGACGTTCGGGGTTCGAGCGAGGGTGATTGCTTTCGTCTTGAGGTCGCTTTGGCGGCGGACGGGCTGGCCCCCGATGCTGCTCGTATCGGGCTGAGTGCGGTGATCGAGGAAGCCGGTGCGAAGTCTTTCTGGGCGCTGGATCATGCCGCGGGCGCGCCCGATTTCCATAACCGGGATTGCTTTACGGCGCGGCTGGCGGCACCTGAAGCGTCATGA
- a CDS encoding DUF3800 domain-containing protein, producing the protein MYYIYTDEAGTSRPEPVCVVAAVLIQADRHWQKAASMLEEVLDLMVPEKLRPGFIFHAKTVLNGYREFDAVWPKDERVGLIGMVASIPQALKTAIVIGKVRRDSPVPQQFSSKPEDYHHLLAFHLCMARANKYIKDHGQIDEIATIVAEDIPKKKNLLREIIKVSLNEIDINEHNVIVTKKDRIAGRILQTNATVIDRVIDTIHFCEKNQAPLLQIADACAYSFRRYLAQQSDGDLLVHSILKSDLIWSEWQGPASSWVFSFDPKHYAP; encoded by the coding sequence GTGTATTATATCTACACCGACGAAGCAGGCACCTCCCGTCCAGAGCCAGTGTGTGTTGTCGCGGCAGTTTTGATTCAGGCCGATCGACATTGGCAGAAAGCTGCCTCTATGCTTGAAGAGGTGCTGGATTTGATGGTTCCTGAAAAGCTCAGACCGGGATTTATATTTCATGCAAAGACCGTTTTAAATGGCTACCGGGAATTTGACGCAGTTTGGCCGAAGGATGAGCGGGTAGGCTTGATCGGAATGGTCGCCTCAATCCCTCAAGCGCTGAAAACTGCGATTGTTATAGGCAAAGTAAGGCGAGACTCCCCGGTACCTCAACAATTCTCAAGTAAGCCTGAAGATTATCACCACTTGCTTGCATTTCACTTGTGCATGGCAAGAGCAAACAAATATATTAAAGATCACGGACAAATTGACGAGATCGCCACTATTGTTGCTGAAGACATACCGAAGAAAAAGAACTTACTGCGTGAAATTATCAAAGTCTCATTAAACGAGATTGATATTAACGAGCACAATGTTATAGTAACAAAAAAAGATAGAATTGCTGGTAGAATATTACAAACGAACGCTACAGTTATCGATCGGGTTATAGATACTATCCATTTTTGTGAAAAGAATCAAGCTCCACTGTTACAGATTGCTGATGCTTGCGCTTATTCTTTTCGCCGTTACCTCGCCCAACAATCGGATGGAGATCTTTTAGTACATAGTATACTTAAATCAGATTTGATATGGAGCGAGTGGCAGGGCCCAGCCTCCTCTTGGGTGTTTAGTTTCGACCCGAAGCATTACGCGCCATGA
- a CDS encoding acetyl-CoA C-acyltransferase, which translates to MTEAADPVVILSYARTPMGSFQGALAGATAVDLGAAAVKAAVERAGVEGASVDRIYMGCVLPAGLGQAPARQAALKAGLPISVEATTVNKMCGSGMQATIMGADALAAGSVDLLVAGGMESMTNAPYLLAKHRGGARMGHDRIMDSMFLDGLEDAYEPGRAMGTFAEETAGEYQFTRAAQDDYAIASLTRAQAAQASGAFDREITPVEITGRKGTDTVVQDEQPPKGNADKIPTLKPAFAKDGTITAANASSISDGAAALVMTRQSVADAQGLKPVARIVAHAAHAHEPSKFTTAPVSAINKLFAKTGWSVADVDLFEINEAFAVVSMIAMRDLGIPHDKVNVNGGATALGHPIGASGARILATLIAALQNRGGKKGVAALCIGGGEATAVAVELID; encoded by the coding sequence ATGACCGAAGCCGCCGATCCCGTCGTCATCCTGTCCTATGCCCGCACCCCGATGGGCAGCTTCCAGGGTGCTTTGGCGGGCGCGACCGCGGTCGATCTGGGCGCGGCGGCGGTCAAGGCGGCGGTCGAGCGCGCCGGGGTCGAGGGCGCGAGCGTGGACCGCATCTATATGGGCTGCGTCCTCCCGGCCGGTCTGGGGCAGGCGCCCGCCCGTCAGGCGGCGCTGAAGGCGGGCCTGCCGATCTCGGTCGAGGCGACCACCGTCAACAAGATGTGCGGTTCGGGCATGCAGGCGACGATCATGGGCGCGGACGCACTCGCCGCCGGGTCGGTCGACCTGCTCGTCGCGGGCGGCATGGAAAGCATGACCAACGCGCCATATCTGCTCGCCAAGCATCGCGGCGGCGCGCGCATGGGGCATGACCGGATCATGGATTCGATGTTCCTAGACGGGCTGGAGGACGCCTACGAACCCGGCCGCGCGATGGGCACCTTCGCCGAGGAAACCGCCGGCGAATACCAGTTCACCCGCGCCGCGCAGGACGATTACGCCATCGCCTCGCTCACCCGCGCGCAGGCCGCGCAGGCGTCCGGCGCCTTCGATCGCGAGATCACGCCCGTAGAGATTACCGGCCGCAAGGGCACCGACACGGTCGTCCAGGACGAACAGCCGCCCAAGGGCAATGCCGACAAGATCCCGACGCTGAAGCCCGCCTTCGCCAAGGACGGCACGATCACCGCCGCCAACGCCTCGTCCATCTCGGACGGCGCCGCCGCGCTCGTGATGACCCGCCAGTCGGTCGCCGACGCGCAGGGGCTGAAGCCCGTCGCGCGCATCGTCGCCCACGCCGCGCACGCGCACGAACCGTCGAAGTTCACCACCGCCCCGGTCAGCGCGATCAACAAGCTGTTCGCCAAGACCGGCTGGTCGGTCGCGGACGTCGACCTGTTCGAGATCAACGAAGCCTTCGCCGTCGTCTCGATGATCGCGATGCGCGACCTCGGCATCCCGCACGACAAGGTCAACGTGAATGGCGGCGCCACCGCGCTCGGCCATCCGATCGGCGCGAGCGGAGCCCGCATCCTCGCCACGCTTATCGCCGCGCTCCAGAACCGTGGCGGGAAGAAGGGCGTCGCCGCACTCTGCATCGGCGGCGGCGAAGCCACGGCGGTGGCTGTCGAACTGATCGACTGA
- a CDS encoding PilZ domain-containing protein — MVTDARAKRESVFRNAIITMAGSNAEITCRVRNVSDTGAGVSHDNVLSTGMKLRIAIGKAPAVDATVVWSTGKSAGITFDGAIPQEAPVEAVPEPRAGWLAGINDAYQR, encoded by the coding sequence ATGGTGACTGATGCGCGGGCGAAACGTGAGAGCGTTTTTCGGAACGCGATCATCACGATGGCCGGATCGAACGCCGAAATCACATGCCGCGTCCGCAACGTGAGCGACACGGGTGCGGGCGTATCGCACGATAACGTCCTGTCGACCGGTATGAAATTGCGGATCGCGATCGGCAAGGCGCCGGCGGTGGACGCGACGGTGGTATGGTCGACGGGAAAGAGCGCCGGGATCACGTTCGACGGTGCGATTCCGCAGGAGGCCCCGGTGGAGGCCGTACCGGAGCCGCGCGCCGGCTGGCTGGCCGGTATCAACGACGCGTATCAAAGGTGA